From the Bacillus tuaregi genome, one window contains:
- the secA2 gene encoding accessory Sec system translocase SecA2, producing the protein MLGFMKKLTGDKQTKQLNTYYKKVQQINKLEPEMEKLTDEQLKAKTTYFKEQLEKGKTIQDLQIEAFAVVREAAKRVVGMRHFDVQLIGGMVLSEGNIAEMPTGEGKTLVASLSSYLRALEGKGVHVITVNDYLASRDRELIGGIHEFLGLTVGLNLPMMDQNQKKAAYQADITYGVGNEFGFDHLRDHMAYDPNQRVQRPYHYAIIDEADSVLVDEAKTPLIIAGKTGVSNELSYLCARVIKTFKEDEDFVFDPETKSTNFTDDGIAKIERGFDIDNLYDLEHQTLYHYVIQALRAHIMFERDVDYIVKEGKVLLVDAFTGRTMEGRSLSNGLHQAIEAKEGLELTEENKTQASITIQNYFRLYPVLSGMTGTAKTEEKEFQEIYSMNVIQIPTNRPIMRKDLPDQIFDTIDHKYKAVAKKVKELNAKGQPVLIGTTSILQSEKVADYLREHHLTFEVLNAKTVEQEVQLISIAGQKGRITVATNMAGRGTDIMLGEGVAELGGLYVIGTERNESRRIDNQLKGRSGRQGDPGVSEFFISLEDDLIRRFAREEAEKLKKKLKLDAEGRILNDKIIEFFDRTQRICEGSGYAIREYNIKLDDVLNMQRSTVYELRTRILEGRDLVPLIKTAVESFVKSEIEMTCSEEIIPEKWDTKQLVGNLSEVLPGGELSEIVGLMDQNKISGIVTAELEDYFTRLDKITENPQVLAAFPRYILSAVDHHWLAHLEAMERLKEGIGLRSYSQEDPMRQYGREGYALFTDMYHKIEREIGRQCAGIVRAIENQIGRA; encoded by the coding sequence ATGCTTGGTTTTATGAAGAAGCTTACCGGTGATAAGCAAACGAAACAATTGAATACCTATTATAAAAAGGTCCAGCAGATCAACAAGCTGGAGCCTGAAATGGAAAAGCTTACAGATGAGCAGTTAAAAGCGAAGACTACCTATTTTAAAGAACAGCTTGAAAAGGGAAAAACCATACAGGATCTCCAAATTGAAGCGTTTGCGGTTGTACGAGAGGCTGCGAAACGAGTTGTTGGCATGCGCCATTTTGATGTTCAGCTGATTGGTGGAATGGTGCTTTCAGAGGGAAATATTGCCGAAATGCCTACAGGTGAAGGAAAAACACTTGTCGCTTCCTTATCTAGTTATTTACGTGCTCTTGAGGGAAAAGGTGTTCATGTTATTACGGTGAACGATTACCTTGCCAGCCGTGACCGTGAGTTGATTGGCGGAATTCATGAATTTCTTGGTTTAACGGTTGGATTGAATCTCCCGATGATGGACCAGAATCAAAAAAAGGCTGCCTATCAGGCTGATATTACATACGGTGTTGGAAATGAATTTGGCTTTGACCACCTACGTGATCATATGGCCTATGACCCTAATCAACGGGTGCAGAGACCGTATCATTATGCGATTATCGATGAAGCGGACAGCGTGCTGGTTGACGAGGCGAAAACACCGCTTATTATTGCCGGGAAAACTGGGGTCAGCAATGAGCTGAGCTACCTTTGTGCTCGTGTGATTAAAACGTTTAAGGAAGATGAAGATTTTGTTTTTGACCCTGAGACCAAGTCGACTAATTTTACCGACGATGGAATTGCCAAGATTGAGCGTGGCTTTGATATTGATAATTTATACGATTTGGAGCATCAGACCCTCTACCATTATGTAATTCAGGCGTTGCGTGCCCATATTATGTTTGAGCGTGATGTTGATTATATTGTAAAGGAAGGAAAAGTGCTTCTGGTAGATGCTTTTACCGGACGAACCATGGAGGGTCGCTCCCTGAGCAATGGGCTGCATCAGGCGATTGAGGCAAAGGAAGGCCTTGAGCTGACAGAGGAAAATAAGACACAGGCATCGATTACGATTCAAAACTATTTCCGCCTCTATCCGGTTCTTTCTGGGATGACAGGTACGGCAAAGACGGAGGAAAAAGAGTTCCAGGAAATCTATTCGATGAACGTAATCCAGATACCGACGAACAGACCGATTATGAGGAAGGATCTGCCTGACCAGATTTTTGATACGATCGACCATAAATACAAAGCGGTTGCGAAAAAGGTTAAGGAATTGAACGCGAAGGGTCAGCCCGTGTTAATTGGAACGACTTCTATTTTACAGTCAGAAAAAGTGGCCGATTATTTACGCGAGCATCATTTGACGTTTGAAGTGCTCAATGCAAAAACGGTTGAGCAGGAGGTTCAGCTGATTAGTATCGCTGGACAAAAGGGTCGAATTACCGTTGCGACTAATATGGCCGGGCGCGGGACCGATATTATGCTTGGTGAAGGTGTGGCAGAGCTTGGCGGTCTTTATGTGATTGGTACTGAGCGAAATGAATCGCGTCGGATTGACAACCAGCTGAAGGGCCGTTCCGGACGTCAGGGTGACCCGGGGGTATCTGAGTTCTTTATTTCCCTTGAGGATGATTTGATTCGTCGTTTTGCTCGCGAGGAAGCAGAGAAATTAAAGAAGAAATTGAAGCTGGATGCTGAAGGCAGAATACTGAATGATAAAATCATCGAGTTTTTTGATCGGACGCAGCGAATTTGTGAGGGCTCTGGCTATGCCATCCGGGAATATAATATTAAGCTTGATGATGTCTTGAATATGCAGCGCAGCACGGTTTATGAGCTGCGAACACGGATTCTTGAAGGCCGTGATTTGGTGCCGCTGATTAAAACAGCTGTGGAATCGTTTGTGAAGAGTGAGATTGAGATGACTTGTTCTGAAGAGATTATTCCGGAGAAATGGGATACGAAACAGCTGGTGGGCAATCTATCTGAGGTGCTGCCTGGCGGAGAATTATCTGAGATTGTGGGATTGATGGATCAGAATAAGATTTCAGGTATTGTCACAGCTGAGCTTGAGGATTATTTTACCCGATTAGACAAGATTACAGAAAACCCACAGGTTCTAGCTGCCTTCCCTCGCTATATTCTTTCAGCCGTTGACCATCATTGGCTTGCCCATTTGGAAGCAATGGAGCGTTTAAAGGAAGGTATTGGCTTACGAAGCTACAGCCAGGAGGATCCGATGCGCCAATATGGCCGAGAAGGCTATGCGTTGTTCACGGACATGTATCATAAAATAGAAAGAGAAATCGGCCGTCAATGTGCCGGGATTGTGAGAGCAATCGAAAATCAAATCGGGAGGGCGTAA
- a CDS encoding accessory Sec system S-layer assembly protein — translation MLGFFKRDKKKIAKDGEDHTVDSMELLGEQAEETGKEVKTKLHFPPNVEIGQEERYYYQFLNNELPLLKENQISLSGIEVHTEEDGRVLVKAFIRNSIAKGVQVQEPIPLLLLGPDGEKLARQVFDLTVLGELPPESSTPWVFVFDKQNVSVEEIPQTDWKLAFELKKAKGPHALDLEESWEKSLADKDKEKLEQLVKSVTPPKPGEVNFMGIQSRLDDEGALHVTLLIRNGSEKNVKLEQLPLNIEDATGEVIAKGAFKMAELEVKANTSKPWTFIFPKELVLKENVDLSKWKAYVPQG, via the coding sequence ATGCTAGGATTTTTCAAGCGTGATAAAAAGAAAATAGCCAAGGATGGCGAGGACCATACAGTAGACTCAATGGAGCTTTTGGGGGAACAAGCCGAAGAAACCGGGAAGGAAGTTAAGACAAAGCTCCACTTCCCTCCTAATGTGGAAATCGGTCAGGAGGAGCGATATTATTACCAGTTTTTAAATAATGAGCTTCCATTACTGAAGGAAAATCAGATTTCATTGTCAGGGATTGAGGTACATACGGAAGAAGACGGCAGGGTGTTAGTGAAGGCGTTTATCCGGAATAGTATTGCCAAAGGTGTACAGGTGCAGGAGCCGATTCCGTTGCTGTTACTTGGACCTGATGGAGAAAAGCTGGCCCGCCAGGTATTTGATTTAACGGTTTTGGGAGAACTGCCACCTGAGAGCAGTACGCCTTGGGTGTTTGTGTTTGACAAGCAGAATGTATCGGTTGAGGAAATCCCGCAAACAGATTGGAAGCTGGCATTTGAGCTGAAAAAGGCCAAGGGTCCACATGCGCTTGATTTAGAGGAAAGCTGGGAAAAGAGCTTAGCGGATAAGGATAAGGAAAAGCTTGAGCAGCTTGTTAAATCGGTAACGCCTCCTAAGCCGGGTGAAGTGAACTTCATGGGCATTCAATCACGTTTGGATGATGAAGGCGCACTTCATGTCACACTGTTAATTCGTAACGGAAGCGAGAAAAATGTAAAGCTCGAGCAGCTACCGCTTAATATTGAGGATGCCACTGGTGAGGTTATCGCCAAGGGAGCCTTCAAAATGGCAGAGCTCGAAGTCAAAGCCAACACCAGCAAACCATGGACCTTCATCTTCCCTAAAGAGCTAGTGCTGAAGGAAAATGTCGACTTAAGCAAATGGAAAGCCTACGTACCACAAGGGTAA